A single Myxococcota bacterium DNA region contains:
- a CDS encoding DUF6691 family protein: protein MPVLAAFLSGLLFGAGLFISGMTNPAKVLGFLDFAGSWDPSLGLVMGGALAVNAAAFAVTRRRARPLFAEHFALPTRQDFDRELLGGSVLFGVGWGLVGLCPGPALADLLRGELPIYRFVGAMAVGMLFAGVRRLLYTTEAPG, encoded by the coding sequence ATGCCGGTGCTCGCGGCGTTCCTCTCGGGCCTGCTCTTCGGCGCGGGGCTGTTCATCTCCGGCATGACGAATCCGGCCAAAGTCCTCGGATTCCTGGACTTCGCCGGCAGCTGGGACCCGAGCCTCGGGCTCGTGATGGGCGGCGCGCTCGCCGTGAACGCCGCGGCGTTCGCGGTCACCCGGCGCCGCGCCCGGCCGCTCTTCGCGGAGCACTTCGCGCTGCCGACGCGGCAGGACTTCGACCGGGAGCTGCTCGGCGGGTCGGTGCTGTTCGGCGTCGGCTGGGGGCTGGTCGGTCTCTGCCCCGGGCCTGCGCTCGCGGACCTCTTGCGCGGGGAGTTGCCGATCTACCGCTTCGTCGGCGCCATGGCCGTGGGCATGCTGTTCGCGGGTGTGAGGCGTCTCCTTTACACCACCGAAGCCCCTGGGTAA
- a CDS encoding YeeE/YedE family protein produces MIASSFTPGSSLAGGALIGLAAALLLLLDGRVAGVSGILGRALVPRRGDFAWRLAFLAGLPLGASFVGALTGPLHGFEITHSTELLVAGGMLVGYGTSLGSGCTSGHGVCGLARGSKRSLAATLTFMAAGALTVFVMRHVVGTR; encoded by the coding sequence ATGATCGCGTCGAGCTTCACACCTGGGTCGAGTCTCGCCGGCGGCGCGCTGATCGGGCTGGCGGCGGCGCTGCTCCTGCTGCTGGATGGCCGCGTGGCAGGAGTGAGTGGCATCCTCGGCCGCGCGCTTGTGCCGCGGCGCGGTGACTTCGCGTGGCGGCTCGCGTTCCTCGCGGGCCTGCCGCTCGGGGCGAGCTTCGTCGGCGCGCTCACCGGGCCGCTACACGGCTTCGAGATCACGCACAGCACCGAGCTCCTGGTCGCCGGCGGAATGCTCGTGGGCTACGGCACGTCACTGGGCAGTGGCTGCACGAGCGGCCACGGGGTGTGCGGGCTGGCGCGCGGATCGAAGCGCTCGCTGGCCGCCACGCTCACCTTCATGGCCGCGGGCGCGCTCACCGTGTTCGTGATGCGTCACGTGGTGGGGACGCGCTGA
- a CDS encoding helix-turn-helix domain-containing protein, with protein sequence MAETSQAPPRRRRSDFDRNRQRLLDAGRRMVAERGPESLTVSEVAHRAGLNRTTAYQHFRTRDELASAVLEAMGEELQARLEQPHPALELLEGMMQAFAEQPEIARLALHLTLAGEPLPRRAWERAVTHVARSVRGPHAHGGVDPEMLAHVIVGACLVWTLRAHAEHDAGEIPAVTARFTRELKRLLVYGLFRPEHVPELVDSLRPQRARKKEHA encoded by the coding sequence ATGGCCGAGACCAGCCAGGCCCCGCCCCGCCGCCGGCGCAGCGACTTCGATCGCAACCGGCAGCGGCTGCTCGACGCCGGCCGCCGCATGGTCGCCGAGCGCGGGCCCGAGTCACTCACCGTGTCCGAGGTCGCGCACCGCGCGGGCCTGAACCGCACCACGGCCTACCAGCACTTCCGCACGCGCGACGAGCTGGCGAGCGCCGTGCTCGAGGCCATGGGCGAGGAGCTGCAGGCCCGGCTGGAGCAGCCCCACCCCGCGCTCGAGCTGCTCGAAGGCATGATGCAGGCGTTCGCGGAGCAGCCCGAGATCGCGCGGCTCGCGCTGCACCTGACGCTCGCGGGCGAGCCCCTGCCGCGCCGGGCCTGGGAGCGGGCCGTGACGCACGTGGCGCGCTCGGTGCGCGGTCCGCACGCCCACGGCGGCGTCGATCCGGAGATGCTCGCGCACGTGATCGTGGGCGCGTGTCTCGTCTGGACGCTGCGCGCGCATGCCGAGCACGACGCCGGCGAGATCCCCGCCGTCACGGCCCGCTTCACGCGCGAGCTGAAGCGGCTGCTCGTCTACGGCCTGTTCCGGCCCGAGCACGTGCCCGAGCTCGTCGACTCATTGCGCCCGCAGCGCGCGCGAAAGAAGGAGCACGCATGA